The following are encoded together in the Bacillus sp. V2I10 genome:
- a CDS encoding carboxylesterase, whose protein sequence is MSERYPVLKGAEPFYFEGNSVGILVSHGFTGSTQSMRPLGEAYAKAGYTVCGPRLKGHGTHYEEMEGTTYEDWAASVEEGYQWLSARCSTIFVTGLSMGGTLTLYLAQKHPEIKAIIPINAAIDIPTMAGAQQIQARFLDAIGSDIKNPEVTELAYEKTPVQSLKEINKLMALVKNSLYEITCPALIFVSSVDNVVPPDNSKVIYKEISSRDKNLITLENSYHVATLDHDQQQIIDESLHFIEKVLNQTAV, encoded by the coding sequence CCTTTTATTTTGAGGGGAATTCGGTTGGGATTCTCGTATCACACGGATTCACAGGCTCAACTCAAAGCATGCGCCCGCTTGGAGAAGCCTACGCAAAAGCTGGATACACTGTGTGCGGTCCTCGGCTTAAAGGCCACGGTACACATTATGAGGAAATGGAAGGAACTACTTATGAGGATTGGGCTGCTTCTGTTGAAGAAGGCTATCAATGGCTGTCTGCGCGCTGCAGCACCATCTTTGTTACAGGACTTTCAATGGGAGGCACCCTTACTCTCTATCTCGCCCAAAAACATCCGGAAATAAAAGCGATCATTCCCATAAATGCTGCAATTGATATTCCGACCATGGCAGGAGCCCAGCAAATTCAGGCCAGATTTCTGGACGCAATTGGATCTGACATTAAAAATCCTGAGGTAACCGAGCTTGCTTATGAAAAAACACCTGTTCAATCATTAAAAGAGATTAATAAGCTCATGGCATTAGTGAAAAACAGCCTGTACGAGATCACATGTCCTGCACTTATTTTCGTTTCCTCAGTGGACAACGTTGTCCCGCCGGATAACTCAAAGGTCATTTATAAAGAGATTTCTTCAAGGGATAAAAATCTGATCACTCTTGAAAACAGCTACCATGTCGCTACGCTTGATCATGACCAGCAGCAGATCATTGATGAGTCGCTTCACTTTATTGAAAAAGTACTGAATCAGACTGCCGTTTAA
- a CDS encoding GNAT family N-acetyltransferase, translating into MQVLIKKMNRRMAAEILQWNYEPPYDFYNMELTEGNINGMLSNSYYAVVDMNNRLIGFFCLGKPAQVPNGPFPGIYSENMIDIGLGLEPDRTGRGMGYLFFSFILHHVQLGFPNMPLRLTVASFNKRAIRLYKKAGFIETVSFDKGQSTFLVMVKK; encoded by the coding sequence ATGCAGGTATTAATAAAAAAGATGAACCGAAGAATGGCTGCTGAAATTCTGCAATGGAACTATGAACCGCCTTATGATTTTTATAACATGGAGCTTACAGAAGGCAATATCAATGGAATGCTGTCAAACTCTTATTATGCGGTGGTTGACATGAACAACAGATTAATAGGCTTTTTTTGCCTGGGAAAACCGGCTCAAGTTCCGAACGGCCCTTTCCCGGGCATCTATTCAGAAAATATGATTGATATCGGCCTTGGTCTAGAGCCGGACAGAACAGGCAGAGGAATGGGTTATTTGTTTTTTTCGTTTATCCTGCATCATGTTCAGCTGGGATTTCCAAATATGCCTCTCAGATTAACAGTGGCTTCTTTTAATAAAAGGGCCATTCGTCTATACAAAAAAGCAGGCTTCATTGAAACAGTAAGTTTTGACAAGGGGCAGTCAACCTTCTTAGTCATGGTCAAAAAATAA